In Glandiceps talaboti chromosome 4, keGlaTala1.1, whole genome shotgun sequence, a single window of DNA contains:
- the LOC144434506 gene encoding uncharacterized protein LOC144434506 — protein sequence MADNNIFINIIENVEEIITEWALEKRDADKYTVNIVKNGLKFAQVGDMKYTPIEKTRKETNEKSEACAEIHPNRRCHAVYSTSFSNNTDGQQSHHFKTDRSLKTTYSWSMTSGKTFNSRAGITFSPPHSCVEASVELSRQTSKEETGSHVFEKSRSNALESTFQVNPGKKVTVAMVIEEEDFMAEYKVKYRIEGGVKVLISNNKDKKDTITKVGHAQNIFEGMRGFKVVEATENSAGFATFENRGVFVCQREISQSLDFKQEDIAVPAIPKSENSERK from the coding sequence ATGGCTGACAACAATATCTTCATCAATATTATTGAAAACGTTGAGGAGATAATCACCGAATGGGCACTGGAGAAGAGAGATGCCGACAAATATACAGTAAATATCGTCAAAAACGGTCTGAAATTTGCCCAAGTTGGTGACATGAAGTACACGCCTATTGAGAAAACCAGGAAAGAAACCAACGAAAAGTCCGAAGCATGCGCAGAAATACATCCGAATCGTCGTTGCCATGCCGTCTACAGCACTTCATTCTCCAACAACACAGACGGTCAACAAAGTCATCATTTCAAGACAGATCGCAGTTTGAAAACAACTTATAGTTGGTCCATGACCAGCGGAAAGACTTTTAATTCTCGGGCTGGCATCACATTCTCACCGCCACACTCGTGTGTCGAGGCTAGCGTTGAACTCAGCAGACAGACATCGAAGGAAGAAACAGGCTCCCATGTCTTCGAGAAAAGTCGGTCTAATGCCTTGGAATCTACCTTTCAAGTCAACCCCGGTAAGAAAGtcactgttgccatggtgatcgAAGAGGAAGACTTCATGGCGGAGTACAAAGTCAAGTATAGGATCGAAGGAGGAGTAAAAGTTTTGATAAGTAACAACAAAGATAAGAAAGACACCATCACTAAAGTGGGACATGCGCAGAACATATTTGAAGGTATGAGAGGCTTCAAAGTCGTGGAGGCTACAGAGAATAGTGCTGGCTTCGCAACATTTGAAAATCgtggtgtgtttgtgtgtcagAGAGAAATCAGCCAATCACTGGACTTTAAACAGGAAGATATTGCAGTACCTGCTATTCCGAAGAGTGAAAACTCAGAACGCAAATAA